From the genome of Nakamurella flavida, one region includes:
- a CDS encoding TetR/AcrR family transcriptional regulator produces the protein MPRVDHDARQVAVGEAAWRVLLREGPRGLSVRSVAAESGLATGSMRRSFPTQASLVAFCLDLVRRRVTGRIQALPTEGEPADIALRMLSELLPLDADRRMEMEVFLALGSLDPGDRELEAALTTAHADLADLCRRLVDALAPDAAERDGRTLHALLDGLALHLVRQPADASGEWAVDVLHGHLDSLG, from the coding sequence ATGCCACGGGTGGACCACGACGCACGTCAGGTGGCCGTCGGCGAGGCGGCGTGGCGGGTGCTGCTGCGGGAGGGCCCCCGGGGACTGTCGGTGCGATCGGTAGCCGCCGAGTCCGGGCTGGCCACCGGTTCGATGCGGCGGTCCTTCCCCACCCAGGCGTCGCTGGTCGCGTTCTGCTTGGACCTGGTGCGACGCCGGGTCACCGGGCGGATCCAGGCACTGCCCACCGAGGGGGAGCCGGCCGACATCGCCCTGCGCATGCTCAGCGAACTGCTCCCGCTGGACGCGGATCGCCGGATGGAGATGGAGGTCTTCCTCGCCCTCGGATCCCTGGACCCGGGCGACCGCGAGCTCGAAGCGGCCCTGACCACGGCCCATGCCGATCTCGCCGACCTCTGCCGCCGACTCGTCGACGCCCTCGCCCCGGACGCCGCCGAGCGGGACGGGCGGACGCTGCACGCACTCCTCGACGGACTCGCCCTGCATCTGGTCCGGCAACCCGCCGACGCGTCCGGAGAGTGGGCGGTCGACGTGCTGCACGGGCATCTGGACTCCCTGGGCTGA
- a CDS encoding TIGR00266 family protein, whose amino-acid sequence MQTQLRHNPSFTVARAFLGPREQIRMEGGAMMAHSQGVTLEARAEGGVLAGLKRSVLAGESFFVTTYTAPADGGWIDMAGVLPGDIAVIDIAPGRPYFLAKGNWIANAAAVQIDTQFGGMANLFGGEGGFGVRASGSGQAVVSVYGAIDVFDLQPGQVVTIDTGHVVAYELDMRFEMRRAGSGMLNSMKSGEGFVFDFTGPGRVLLQTRNPSAFAQWAGSVAPGNNPKGGLGGMFGR is encoded by the coding sequence ATGCAGACCCAGCTGCGTCACAACCCGTCGTTCACCGTCGCCCGCGCCTTCCTCGGCCCGCGCGAGCAGATCCGCATGGAGGGCGGCGCCATGATGGCGCACAGCCAGGGGGTGACCCTGGAGGCGCGGGCCGAGGGCGGCGTGCTCGCCGGGCTCAAGCGCTCGGTGCTGGCCGGGGAGTCGTTCTTCGTCACCACGTACACGGCGCCGGCCGACGGCGGCTGGATCGACATGGCCGGGGTGCTGCCCGGAGACATCGCCGTCATCGACATCGCCCCGGGCCGGCCGTACTTCCTGGCCAAGGGCAACTGGATCGCCAACGCCGCAGCGGTGCAGATCGACACCCAGTTCGGCGGCATGGCCAACCTGTTCGGCGGGGAGGGCGGCTTCGGGGTCCGCGCCTCGGGCAGCGGCCAGGCCGTGGTCAGCGTCTACGGCGCCATCGACGTGTTCGACCTGCAGCCCGGCCAGGTCGTCACCATCGACACCGGTCACGTCGTCGCCTACGAGCTCGACATGCGTTTCGAGATGCGCCGGGCCGGCAGCGGGATGCTGAACTCCATGAAGAGCGGCGAGGGCTTCGTCTTCGACTTCACCGGCCCCGGCCGGGTTCTGCTGCAGACGCGCAACCCCTCGGCGTTCGCCCAGTGGGCCGGATCGGTGGCGCCGGGCAACAACCCGAAGGGCGGGCTGGGCGGGATGTTCGGGCGGTGA
- the glsA gene encoding glutaminase A: MPSLPSGPTTEPTAHPTSRPTDDLTDVLTEVARRARPNARDGDTDGNEENSEPGRFAVALCELDGTEHVTGDADVGFPVQSVVKVFALTAALRLVGENVFTRVGREPSGDPFDSLIQLEREHGIPRNPFINAGAVVVCDILVQATGSAGAAVAAVTDLLADLVGERLEPDADVLAEERAGAELNIAMGWLVRSFGNVTHPVDEVVDAYVQLCALTVTTRGLARAARFLANDGVDPRTGGRILTEPLARRVNALMLTCGTYDAAGQFAYDVGFPCKSGVAGAVMGDVPGRYGVCAWSPPLDEAGNSEAGRVALHLLSERLDLSLL; this comes from the coding sequence GTGCCCTCCCTCCCGTCAGGACCGACCACCGAGCCGACCGCCCACCCGACCTCGCGTCCGACGGACGACCTGACCGACGTCCTGACCGAGGTGGCCCGGCGGGCCCGGCCGAACGCGCGGGACGGGGACACCGACGGCAACGAGGAGAACAGCGAACCCGGCCGGTTCGCCGTCGCCCTGTGCGAGCTCGACGGCACCGAGCACGTCACCGGGGACGCCGATGTCGGCTTCCCGGTCCAGAGCGTGGTCAAGGTGTTCGCACTGACCGCGGCCCTGCGGCTGGTCGGCGAGAACGTCTTCACCCGGGTCGGCCGGGAACCCTCGGGAGATCCGTTCGACAGCCTGATCCAGCTCGAGCGCGAGCACGGCATCCCGCGCAACCCGTTCATCAACGCCGGCGCGGTCGTCGTCTGCGACATCCTGGTCCAGGCCACCGGATCGGCCGGAGCGGCGGTGGCCGCGGTCACCGACCTGCTGGCCGACCTCGTCGGCGAGCGGCTCGAGCCGGATGCCGACGTGCTGGCCGAGGAACGCGCCGGGGCCGAGCTGAACATCGCCATGGGCTGGCTCGTCCGGTCGTTCGGCAACGTCACCCACCCGGTGGACGAGGTGGTCGACGCCTACGTCCAGCTGTGCGCGCTGACCGTCACCACCCGCGGCCTGGCCCGGGCGGCGCGGTTCCTGGCCAACGACGGGGTCGACCCGCGGACCGGTGGACGGATCCTGACCGAGCCGTTGGCCCGGCGGGTCAACGCACTCATGCTGACCTGCGGCACCTACGACGCGGCCGGTCAATTCGCCTACGACGTGGGCTTCCCCTGCAAGAGCGGGGTGGCCGGCGCCGTGATGGGTGACGTCCCGGGTCGGTACGGGGTCTGCGCCTGGTCGCCGCCGTTGGACGAGGCCGGCAACTCCGAGGCCGGCCGCGTGGCGCTGCACCTGCTCAGCGAGCGCCTGGACCTGTCCCTGCTGTAG
- a CDS encoding winged helix DNA-binding domain-containing protein, with protein sequence MTGAAAGVRYIDDAERRARLGARHALARPVADPVAAARAVVALHATDPAGVYVAAAARTGLGPTAHTARALYDDRVLLRMLGIRRTMFIAPLDLVPVMQAAATEAVAVVQRTRYEKLIAEAGGGDGAWLRQVEEATLAALRARGSATAAQLSTDVPELRFAFPAPPGKKYGGQSSITTWVLLLLSTRGLIVRGRPAGTWVSSQYVWWPAETWFADHGPESPHRAVLDTADAQVELVRRYLAAFGPATATDIAWWTGWAGRTVKAALARLQPVEVEVATGPALVLAQDVDPVPPPEPWVALLPALDATPMGWSQRDFYLGGHKAALFDTMGNVGPTVWADGRIVGGWAQRPDGAVVFSLLEDVGAETAARIADRAEALTGWMDGVRIVPRFRTPLEKELAG encoded by the coding sequence GTGACGGGAGCGGCTGCCGGGGTGCGGTACATCGACGACGCCGAGCGGCGGGCTCGCCTGGGTGCGCGCCATGCCCTCGCCCGGCCGGTGGCCGACCCGGTGGCGGCGGCTCGCGCGGTGGTCGCCCTGCACGCCACCGATCCGGCCGGGGTGTACGTGGCCGCCGCCGCCCGGACGGGCCTGGGCCCCACCGCGCACACGGCCCGGGCGTTGTACGACGACCGGGTGCTGCTGCGCATGCTCGGCATCCGCCGGACGATGTTCATCGCCCCGTTGGATCTGGTCCCGGTGATGCAGGCCGCGGCGACGGAGGCCGTGGCCGTCGTCCAGCGGACCCGCTACGAGAAGCTGATCGCCGAGGCGGGCGGGGGTGACGGAGCCTGGCTCCGGCAGGTCGAGGAGGCCACCCTCGCGGCGCTGCGGGCCCGCGGGTCGGCGACCGCCGCACAGCTGTCCACCGACGTCCCGGAGTTGCGGTTCGCCTTCCCCGCGCCGCCCGGCAAGAAGTACGGCGGGCAGTCCAGCATCACCACCTGGGTGCTCCTGCTGCTCTCCACCCGGGGGCTGATCGTCCGCGGCCGACCCGCCGGTACCTGGGTCAGCAGCCAGTACGTGTGGTGGCCGGCCGAGACCTGGTTCGCCGACCACGGCCCGGAGTCGCCGCACCGTGCCGTGCTCGACACCGCCGACGCCCAGGTCGAGCTGGTCCGCCGCTACCTCGCCGCGTTCGGCCCGGCCACGGCGACCGACATCGCCTGGTGGACGGGTTGGGCGGGCCGGACGGTGAAGGCGGCGCTGGCCCGGTTGCAGCCGGTGGAGGTCGAGGTCGCCACCGGCCCCGCCCTGGTGCTGGCGCAGGACGTCGATCCGGTGCCGCCGCCGGAGCCCTGGGTGGCGCTGCTCCCGGCCCTGGACGCCACTCCGATGGGCTGGTCGCAGCGGGACTTCTACCTGGGCGGGCACAAGGCCGCCCTGTTCGACACCATGGGCAACGTCGGGCCGACGGTGTGGGCGGACGGCCGCATCGTGGGCGGCTGGGCCCAGCGACCGGACGGAGCCGTGGTGTTCTCCCTGCTGGAGGACGTCGGGGCCGAGACCGCGGCGCGCATCGCCGACCGGGCCGAGGCCCTCACCGGGTGGATGGACGGGGTGCGGATCGTCCCGCGTTTCCGGACCCCGTTGGAGAAGGAACTCGCCGGTTGA
- a CDS encoding fluoride efflux transporter FluC — protein MASEDVVGSDFRPGDVGPAGSRRSEGAVLAAIALGGVIGAESRYGVALLMPHQPGAFAWSTLVVNVTGCLLIGALMVVLLEAVTPHRLARPFLGVGVLGGYTTFSTFAMDTQDLLRADRPGAALAFVGLSLAFGALAVWAATRVTRLLLRRRIARRAATAGHA, from the coding sequence GTGGCGTCCGAGGACGTGGTCGGCTCGGACTTCCGACCCGGTGATGTCGGTCCGGCCGGGTCCCGCCGGTCGGAGGGGGCCGTGCTGGCGGCCATCGCCCTGGGCGGAGTGATCGGGGCCGAGTCCCGGTACGGCGTCGCTCTGCTCATGCCGCACCAGCCGGGTGCGTTCGCCTGGTCGACGCTGGTCGTCAACGTCACCGGATGCCTGCTCATCGGTGCGCTCATGGTCGTCCTGCTCGAGGCGGTCACCCCGCACCGGCTGGCCCGCCCGTTCCTGGGGGTCGGGGTGTTGGGTGGCTACACCACGTTCTCCACCTTCGCGATGGACACCCAGGACCTGTTGCGCGCCGATCGCCCGGGTGCCGCCCTCGCCTTCGTCGGGCTGTCGCTGGCGTTCGGCGCGCTGGCCGTGTGGGCGGCGACCCGGGTGACCCGGCTCCTGCTCCGGCGCCGGATCGCCCGGCGGGCCGCGACGGCGGGGCACGCGTGA